Genomic DNA from Elusimicrobiota bacterium:
ATTGCGTGGTTAGGCTTTCTTGCAACACAGATTTCCCTGCCAAGAGACTGAATAAGAAGAGAAAAAAGAGTCCAGTCAGATCTCGGTATAAGTTTCATCAGATCCCGTTCAATTTTTACGGGATCTGAGTTTTTGGTAAGCCCTAAAAGATTGGATATTCGTATTACGTGAGTATCAACGGCAATTCCCTCAATTATGCCGAAACCATTTCCAAGTACTATATTTGCGGTTTTTCTTGCAACGCCGGGAAGAGTAAGAAGTTCATCCATAGTCTTAGGAACTTCTCCTGAGAATTTCTCAAGTATTATGGAAGCGCTGCCTTTTATATTTTTTGCTTTATTGCGGAAAAAACCGGTGGAGCGGATATCTTGTTCGAGTTCGTTGAGGCGGGAATTAGCAAAATCTTTGACGGTTTTATATTTTTTAAAGAGGTTCTTAGTAACGAGGTTTACACGTTTATCCGTGCACTGAGCCGAAAGTATAACCGCGACAAGAAGCTGAAAAAGATTATCGTAGAAAAGAGCTACCTTTGCATCCGGATATTTTTTCTTCA
This window encodes:
- the nth gene encoding endonuclease III, translating into MDNNKDRATEILKRLKKKYPDAKVALFYDNLFQLLVAVILSAQCTDKRVNLVTKNLFKKYKTVKDFANSRLNELEQDIRSTGFFRNKAKNIKGSASIILEKFSGEVPKTMDELLTLPGVARKTANIVLGNGFGIIEGIAVDTHVIRISNLLGLTKNSDPVKIERDLMKLIPRSDWTLFSLLIQSLGREICVARKPNHAICPLKDICPSANQ